A segment of the Vagococcus hydrophili genome:
TTATACGAAGATAATCGTGACAATGTGGCGAAGTTAAGCAATGAAGTACTAGAAATGGTCGACGGAGTTCGTGTGATGCGAGCTTACGGGAAAAAAGAGTTGGAGCAAGAAAGATTCCAAAAAAGAACCTCAGAAGTATTACAAAAAGCCAATAATTTAGTCGTTTATAACGGGGCAATTGGTCAAGTGGCAAAGTTCTTAATTGGTTTAAGTACAGCGGTTGGTTTAGCTTTCAGTGGTTACTTAATCAATCAAGGGCAAATGACGATTGGACAATTGATTACTTTCCAAATTTATTTGGGAATGCTAAGTGGTGCTGTTTGGGGATTATCTGATATTGTTTTGGTGTACCAACAAGGAACCGTATCTTTTAGAAAAATTGATGAGTTACTAACCGCAGATGATAGTTTAGAAAAAGTGGGTCAAGACGAGATCAATAAAATTGACCAAATTGAGTTTAAAGATTATGTGTTCCAATATCCTACAGGAGAAACAACAACCTTAAAGAAAATTGATTTTGAATTAAATCGTGGCGAAACTTTAGGAATAGTTGGTAAAACGGGTAGTGGTAAAACGACACTTGTGCGTCAATTACTCCGTCAGTATCCGATTAGTGAAACGGGAGCTATTCGAATTAATGGTCGTTTGATTCAAGACTACAGTATTCGAGACTTAGAAGGTTTAATCGGGTATGTTCCTCAAGAGCACATCTTGTTCTCTAAAACAGTGGGACACAATATTCGTTTTGGTAATCGACAAGCAGATGACACAGCTGTGAATGCAGCGATTGATTCAGCTGACTTTACAAAAGACGTGGCAAGAATGTCAGAAGGTTTGGAAACCTTAATTGGTGAAAAAGGGGTGTCGATTTCTGGTGGTCAAAAGCAACGGGTATCGATTGCCAGAGCCTTAATTAGAGAACCTGAATTACTAATTTTAGATGACAGTTTATCAGCAGTAGATGCGAAAACAGAAAGTGCAATTATCGAAAACATCCGTCAAGTCAGACAAGATAAGACGAATGTGATTGTCACACACCGTTTATCAGCAGTGGCTCAAGCAGACAAAGTATTAGTGATTGAAGATGGACAAATTATCGAAGCAGGTACCCCTCAAGAATTACTAGATTCTAAAGGCTGGTACTATGAACAATACATGACACAACAAATGGAGGTGGAAGAAAATGAAACTATTTAATCGAACCCTTAGTTATTATAAATACGAATGGAAATTCTATACATTAGGAATATTCCTCTCACTTTTATCAGCAGGGACTTCAATTTATGCGCCGATGATCGGTAAGCAAATGATTGATTATATCTCAGAGCAAGTGAGTAATCATCAAACAATTGAATTTGGTTGGATTATGCAAAAATTTGGCTTTTTCATGTTAGTGATTTTATTTAGTAGCTTATGTGGTTATGCTAGTTACTTATTGTTAGCCTATGCGTCTAACCGAGTAAGTAAAAAATTACGTGACGAAGCATTTAACCACATGCAGAAATTACCAGTTTCTTATTTTGATGATAAACCAGCAGGGAAAATCTCAGCTCGAATCGTTAATGATGTGGAGCTTTTAAGAACTAATTTTTACATGAACTTTAGTAATGCAGTCATTATTGATATTTTAACTGTGGGCTCAATTTATGTGGCATTATTTATTGTGACACCTAAAATTGGCACAGCCTTATTACTACTTTTCCCATTCTTTGCAATTTGGCAATGGATTTATGTGAAACTTGCGACACCGATCAATAAAAAATGGCGTGAATCAGTCAGTGATTTAAACAGTCATACAGCAGAAATCGTTCAAGGGGTTTCTATCGTTCAGCTCTATCATCAACAAGATAGCATGCTAGAAGAATTTGAAGAAACCAATCAAACCTGGTTAAACACAAGAATTAAATCGATTCGCTTAGACGGAACCTTATCTTGGGATTTCTCAGCCTTGATTAAAAACTTGGTAATGTTTGGTGTGCTGTTGTTTATCGGAACACAGTTCGTTGACGGGGTGCTAGGCTTTTCAATCGGAACGATTTATGTGATTATTAATTATATTTCTCGTTTATTTGATCCGATTTTGGAACTTGTTCGAATGATGTCAACCCTGCAACAAGCTCTTTCTGGTGGTCGCCGTGTGTTTGAATTATTGGACGAACCAATCGAAGCAGACAGCACAGAACCGCTTAACTTTACAGAAGGGCATGTGGTATTTGACCATGTGACTTTTGGATATGATCCTGAAAAAGCTGTCTTGAAAGAAATTAATTTTTCAGCAGATAAAGGGGAAACAATTGGTTTAGTTGGGCATACCGGTTCAGGAAAAAGCTCGATTATCAACTTACTGTTTCGTTTTTACGATCCGCAAAAGGGGGCAGTCTTAATTGACGGACAACCTTTAGTGGAGAAAAATCGCGAAAGTATTAGATCTCATATGGGCATTGTTTTACAGGAACCTTACTTGTTTAGCGGAACGATCGCAACTAATATTAGTATGAATGATCCAAAGATTACAGATGAGATGATTCTAGATGCCCTTGAAAAAGTGGGGGGAAAAGATATTATTGCAAAACTCCCACTAGGTATTCATGAACCAGTCGTTGAAAAAGGTCAGGCATTCTCATCAGGCGAGCGTCAATTGATTGCCTTTGCGAGAACACTAGCTAGTGATCCGAAGATTTTAATTTTAGATGAAGCAACGTCTCACATTGATACGGAAACTGAAGAAATTATTCAACATGCTATGGAAGTGGTGAAAGAAGGGCGAACAACATTTATCGTGGCCCACCGTTTATCAACGATTCAAAACGCGAATCAAATCCTAGTTTTAGATAATGGCGAAATCAAAGAACAAGGAACCCATGAAAGTTTACTTGCTTTGGATCGTTATTATGCAGAGATGTATCATTTACAGGCAAAAGGCGCTGCGAGTTAATAGAAAACCTTTTTTACTTACTCTTTAAATGGAGTAGTAAAAAAGTTTTTTTATTTAGAATTACCTAGTAACTAATTTTAGTTATGTATATAATGAAGATAATTCAGTAAATAAGGAGTGTTAAAGTATGTTTGATGAACTAAATAAAATATTATTGGAAGATAGTTCAGAAAACTCTTGGTATGATGAGGGATGTATTTATGCTGAGGAGTTATTGGGAAAATTTACAGATAATGATTGGAAAAAATTGATAACTACTCTAAAAAGTAAAAATAATAAATACAAAATTAGGTTGGCATATTGTATAGACGAAGACACAAGCATGAATGGATTTAATTTATTATTAGGATTACTTGATGAAGATGACGAAGTAGCTGAATGTGTGATAGATTCATTGCGATCATTCGATAAAGAACCTTATAAAAAATTGATTATTTCTGATACAACAATAACTGATAAAGCAGAAAGCTTATTAAAAAATGCGAGTTTACCAGTGAAAAGAGTCTTAGAAGTTTTTTTAAAACAAAATAAATAATAAAATCACTCTAACGATTGGCGTGAACCAAGAAGATAGAGACTTGATTGGTAAGTTGATGATTGTTGTAACAAAAGATTTAATATACATCAGGTGAAATATGCAGGGATTAAAAATGGTAAAATAGAATAAATGAAACTATCAGAACTATCTTCATATGAAGATTATGCTCCTGAATCTTGAGATTCTACATACAAATATTTTGTGTTTGTAAAAATATTGCTTGAGTTAAATTGGCAATAATTTACTTGATGACTAGCTTAGAAAGGAATATTTAAAAATGAAAAAAACTATTTCAATCATGACAGAAGAATTTGAAAATGAGCAAACTGGAGAAAAAGTTGAAGGTATTACGATTATGGTAGATGGTATGCTAAAAGAATTTGTGAATATTGTTAAGTCAAAAGATTCTAACTACCAAACAACTGTTGATGTTATACAAGATGCACTGATGAAAGGTTTAGAGGATATTAAGGAGAATATCAATAAATAGGTGATAGAAAAAGGGACTATAACTTTTAATTCTATCGAAATTTATGGCGTTTTTAGAGAAGATTTTGAAAACTCAGGTGTTCCTGATGTAGTCTGGGTTACGTTAAATGAACGAGAATTAGTGAATATTCCAACACATTTAGTTGTTTTATATAATACTGGAATGGGAGAAATGTATTGTTTAAATTATAAAGACTTAAATAACAATAATGAACCCAAAATAACATCATACTACCCAGGTTTTTCAGAGAATACTCAAACTAAATTATTTTAATCAACCCCATATAAATAAGCCTTTGAGGATACTATGAACAGTTCCTCAAAGGCTTATTTTTCTATGTTCTTGGTCTTGGATCAGTAAAGTAAAGCATCTCTTCTTTATATTTAATCAATGCCTTATCCCAAACCGCAGGGGAATTCATCACACAAGAAAGGCCATTTAAAACATTCCCTACTTTGTAATCAATCCCCTCATCTAAAATATCTAACACACGATCATAACGTTGTTCAAAGCCATTAAAATCATGGCGTAAGACATTCATTGTCAAGGTTTCCCCGTCTTCTTTAACAATCCTATAAGGATAATTTTCAGTAAATAAATACTCAGGTAATACTTTTTCTTCCACGCCGTGCATGCTGGTATTTCTAGCAAATGGTGCCCCTAACATGACAATCTTTCCGCCACGACGATAGACTTCACTTAAAGGTGAATTAACCCCAACAGGTGTGTGATCTTTGTAGTGATTTTCAGTAAATTTCTTCGCATCTTTTCCCCATGCAGCTAGGCTATGAGTTGGGTGTAAACTACGATAAACATTGTCAGATAAACGCATGGTTTCAGGAATAATCCCAATACAAACAGGTGTATTCACCACATCAAACGTCGGATTTTCAGGTAAGACATTTTTATAACTAAAGGTTGGAATAATTAGTGTTCCTTCTGAAACTGTTTCTTTCAGTGCTTCAATGACAGCTTTTGGTCCACCTTCAATTTGGTCGTCACCACGCAATGCATTGTAAGAAGAATGAACAACGATAATATCATCCTTTTCTACCCCTAAATTTCTTAAATCAGTGATAATTTGTTTTGGATCTAACATAAAATTCCTCCTATAATTAATTGATTTATTTTTGATAGAGAAAAACGAACTTATTTTCAGTTGAATACTCATTAGAATAAAGGTAATCAGGGTGATTAAACTGCTTAATACTGTCTAGTGTGGTAATGTTGTTTTCAGCTAAAAAGCGAACCATTTCACCACGAGCCATTTTAGCCAAGGTGGCTTTAACTTTTAATTTGTTATCGATGATTTGTGCAAAAACAATCTCAATCATTGGTTGGTTTTCATTAAGAAAAGGTGTGATTGTTTTGGAATATTCTTTTGAGGCTAAATTAATAATCGGTTCATTGTTATCAGATAGAACTCCATAAAGAGACGTTCCCCAAAATTGATAGAGATTTTTAAACCCATCAACAGCAAGTGGAGCTTGCATTTCTAAACGATAAGGAATAATCCCGTCAAAAGGTCGTAAAACACCATAAAAGCCAGATAATATGCGCAGGTTTTCTTGTAAATAATGAAGGGCTTCTTCTGTGAGTAAGTCAGGTGCCATGTATTGATACTGTAACCCTTTGTAACTCATGATGGCAGGCACGGTATGTTTAGCTAAATCAGCTTGTTCTATGCGCTCAAAGTTTTCCTGAGCTAGCTTATCGTTACATTTCCAAAGTGACTTAGCTTCTTCATAAGATAATTTTTTCAATTCAGTTAGTATTTTTTTTGTTTTATCTAAAAATTGAGGCTGACTTTCTGGAAAAAAGAAGTCTTGCTCGGAACTCATTTGTTTAGTTGGAGAAATAATGATTTTCATAATAAACCGCCTTTATTGTTATCATGCTTATTCTAACGTAATCAATGATGAAAAGAAAGAAAAGCTCATCTAGTCGTAATAATTATAAAAAAATAACATTAATTGTATTTTGATTGATTTTGTTCGGTTTTACATTGATATTTTAAATTATACTTGTTATGATAACCAAGTAAGAAAACCATATAGTTCTAGTAATACGGTCTAGAAGTCTCTACAAGTTACCCGTAAAGTAACTTACTATGGCAAAGGTCAAGTTATGTCCTTCTGCCGTGACAGGTGGTTTTTCACTTTTAAAAAGGGGAGAAGGACAAATGAAAGAAAGAATGGATCAATTTTTCGGAATTACCGAATCAGGGTCTACGTTTAAACGAGAAGTAACAGGAGGATTTACAGCATTTTTAGCCATGTCATACGTGATTTTTGTGAATCCAATTATTTTAGGACAAGCAGGAATGCCAAAAGATGCCGTCTTTATGTCAACGATTATCTCATCAGCCATTGCCATGTTAATTATGGGATTATGGGCGAGATTTCCACTAGGGTTAGCACCGTGTATGTCGATGAATGCTTTTTTTGCGTATTCAGTTGTTTTACAAATGGGAAAAACGTGGCAAGAAGCTTTAGCGAGTGTGTTAGTGGCTTCGGTATTATTCTTGATTCTAGCTTTTTCAGGCGCTAGATCAAAAATTATTAAAGCAATTCCTATGACAGTGAAACAAGCGGGGACAGTAGGATTAGGAATTTTTATCGCTTTTGTTAGTTTTAAAAATTCAGGAATTATCGTGCCGGACGAAGGAATGTTTATTAAATTTGGTGGTTTTGATAATCCTAATGTAATTATTGCCTTCTTTGGAATTATTACGGCAGCTTTTTTCTTAGTTCGTAAAAATCAATATGCGGTCTTTTTAGGAATGATTGGAGCAGCAGTTTGTGGGCTGTTTATCCGTTTAGGCGCTTCGATGAACTGGTTCCATTTAAGTGAGAGCGTGGTAGCGACTCTACCTCAATTACCAAAAGGTTCACCAATTGTGGTGCCAACAGTGCCAATGGAGTCGATGCTAAATGAGACATTTTTAGTAGCTATTAAAAATCTAGATAAGATGTTATCACTTGATTCTGTAGTTGTAATTCTAACATTTTTATTTTTAGATTTCTTTGGAACAGCAACAACTCTTTCAGCAGCGGCAACCCAAGTATCTGATATTAAACGAGAAAATTTTGAAGACAACAAACGTATTTATAGTGCCGATGCTTTAGGTACATTCTTTGGTTCATTATTTGGAACGTCTAGTTTATCGACTTACATTGAATCAGTATCAGGTATTATTGCCGGTGCTAGAACAGGCTTAATGAGTGTGGTAGTCGCAGGACTTTTCTTATTATCAGCCTTTTTCTATCCAGTCTTGTCCTTAGTGACACCAGCAGTGACAACACCAGCTATGGTGGTCATTGGAATTTTCATGATGCAAAATATTACAAGTATTAAATGGGATGGCGGCTTTGAAGAAATCATTCCAGCTTTCTTGACCATTGTGATGATGCCACTAACAGGTTCGATTGCTTTAGGATTAGTATTAGGTTTCTTAGCCTATGAAATCTGCATGATCTTTGCAGGTCGAGTAAAAGAAATCCCAACAGTCATGCACGTGATCACGATTATCTCAATAGCCTATTTATTTACAGTATAGGGTGTATAAAAAATCGTTTTGCTCAGAGTAACTGGAAGACATGAAAAATAATTCGTGCTTTTTGAATTGATTTTCGTGTCTGAAGTTGTCGTGAGAGCTGCCTTTTGAACCCTAACTGAACAAGCGTAAAACAGGAGGAGACTTTTTAAAGTCTACCTCCTGTTTTTTTTATAATGCTTGGATAATTTCCAAAAAATTCAGTAAATACAGAACAAAAATTGAGACGTTTCCTAAAGTTGATAGAACGATAATACCAAATCTTAATGTCCAGATTCGGTAACCGCCACCATCGTAACTACGCGTTGTTCGTTTGCCTTTATAAGAAAAAATCGCGATTAAAGTAATTAGTAGTAAAATACCTTGAACAATCATTGCAGGAAAAATAGAAACAGTTCCCTGATAAACTAAAGAGTAGAGGTACAACGAACTACTGCCTGTTAAAATAGCTAATACAATCATTTTTTTAGTGACTCCTTTTTTCTTTTTATTATCATAGCACATAAAAGAAACTAACGGTCTAACAGTTTTGCAAGGTATCTACATACGACAAATTTTTAAATTTACGCCAAATCTGGCGCAAATTTAAAAATTTGTCGTATATCAAAAGGAAACAAATCCAGAAATTCTTTTTCTTATAACACCCAATTTCGTAGAGATTTATTGTACAATTAAGTTAAAAGAAAATGAATTCATTGAAGAGGTAATGTATGAAAAAAAACGTCACTATTTCTGATGTTGCTAAACAAGCAGAAGTCTCAAAAACAACTATTTCAAGATATTTAAATGGTCGGTTTGGTAATATGTCTGCTGAAACGAAGGATCGAATAGAGCAAGTTATTTCTGATTTAAATTATCGCCCGAATCGCCAAGCACAGGCGCTAAAATCTAAAAGAAGCTATTTGATAGGTGTGATTGTATCAGATATTTCAAACATGTACTCATCACTCCTTTTAAAAGGAATCGGTGAAGTTTTAGGAGACGCGGGGTATCAAATGATTATTATGGATGCTGCTAACTCCATCGAAAAAGAGCAAGATTTATTGCATAAATTGATTGATCAAAGTGTAGAGGGCATAATTTTACAACCTTCATCAAGAGAAGCTAGTCATTATCAATTTATTAAAGATGAAAATATTCCATTGTTACTTGTAGATAGAGGTATTGAACCATTAATATTCCCGTTAGTAACAACCGATAATGAAGATGCAACAAAAAAAATGCTAACTCTTATTTTAGAAAAAAAATATGAACGAATTGTAGTTATTAGTGAACCCTTAGCTGATATCGTGACAAGAGAAATTAGGTACCAATCGATTAAAGAAACAGTGAAACGCAGAAAATGTTTACTTAATTTAGTGGAAGTGACCAAAGAAACTAATTTGAAGAATGAGATAAAAAAATCTTTAAGTTATAGTGAAAAAACTGTCATTTTTGCTTCTAACGGTAAAATGTTAATGGAGATTTTAACTATATTAATTACTGAGGGGATTGAGATACCTGAAAAAATTGGTGTGACAGGATTTGATGATTGGAATCTTTCGGCACTTGTTGGACCAGGCATCACAAGTATCGAACAACAAACACAGAAAATTGGAAATGTTTCAGGGAAGCAGATGTTGGCGTATTTAGAAGATGAAGAGAAAAAAGATGAAACAAGGATTGTAACAGCTGATATTATGAATCGCAACTCATTATAGAAATGTTATTTAATAAAAAACAAAAAGTAAGTTCTTATTTAGGAAATCGGTTTCCAAATAAGGGCTTATTTTTTTTGATGTTTTTTAAAAAGAAAACGCTTGCTTTATTTAGTTAACCGGTTTACTATTTGTTTATAGAAACCGGTTAACTAATTGAGAGGACAATGAAAAATGAAAAAAATCGTATTAAATTTGTTAGTGTTTAATCAACAATTTACTGAGGGCGAAATGCAAAAAGAACTCGTTATAAAGGGAATTGGATTAGGTTTTAATCAAATAGAAGTCAGAAGAGAGTACTTTAGAGATATTAAAAGTGAGTTGTTAGAAATTAATCAACTTGTTAAAAATCATAACCTTGAGTTATTTTATAGTGTTCCTGAAGAAGTTTTTGTAGAAGGTAACATTAATCCAAAATTGACAGAATATCTATTAGAGGCTAAAGAAATGGGTGCTCGTCATATCAAGTGGAATATCGGTGATTTTAAAAATTTTACAGGAGATTTGAATGAATTAGAAAAATTAACAGGCATGGGAATCAACGTAACTATCGAAAATGATCAGACTGAAATCTCAGGAAAAATTCAATCTATTCAAGAATTTATGAAAGCGGTAACGAATAAGAAGTTAGACATTGGTTATGTTTACGATCTAGGTAATTGGCGTTTTGTCGAGGAAGATGAGAGGAAAGCCGCTCAAAAATTAAAAGAGTATGTGACGTATATTCACGTTAAGGATGTCGATATGACAACGGGTAAACCAGTTGTAGCAGGGTTAGATCAGGGAGAAATCAATTGGCGAGATATTCTGGAAGTATTACCAACGAATGTGCCAGTGGCTATCGAATATCCGACAACAAAGGATGAAGAAATAAAAAGAGCGAAAAAACTACTAGAGGAAGTGTAACCATGGAAAATCAAACAAAAATCGACCCAGAAAAATTTGCTTATCATTTTGTAGATACGATTAAACGTCCGAATATGGGCACAGAAGAAATGGAAAAAGCAGCCAAAGAATCATTAGCTGCTTACTTAACAGCTTACTATATCGCCCAACGATTTAATAACTTAGAAAATACATTCTTTAAAGAAGAACAGCACCATGAAGTATCAACATATCAAAAAATATTAAGTGAACTCAATCAATATTAATTAGGGGAGGTTTTATTGTGGCAAGTGCAGTAACAGGAATACTACTAATTATCACATTTATCATCTTTATTATTTATGCCATGAAGGGTGGCAATTTAACTGTTGGATTTTTCGTCATGGCAGTTTTATGGACAATTATCGGTATGGTTCCTTTTAATCAAGCGATTAAAGAAATTTTTACTGAACCTGTTTTAAATTACGGAAAAACAGCGTCCTATATTATTTTTGGTTCATGGTTTGGTCGAGTGTTAGTGGATACAGGAATTGCAGGAAGCATTAGTCGTCGAACTGAAAAAGTGGGTAAGAAAAGTCCAGTTATTGCGACAATTCTTATTGCATTAGTGATTGCGCTAATTTTTACCAGTTCTTATGGTGTGGGATCTGCCATTGCAGTAGGTGTGATACTGCTTCCAATTATGTTTTCCATGGGAGTTCCTAAACATATTGCTGTAACCGTTTTTACGATGTCAATTGGTGCGGCGATGTATGTCAATAATGTGTTGTTTGTTCAATTTCAAGTGTTCTTTCCTAAAGTTGAATGGGGGAGCCACTACCAACGATTTGGCTTTGTAGCTATGGGAATTCAAATGGCTATCGTTATTCTATTTATTTTATTTAATGCTAAAAAAATTAAGAATGGTGAGCCGATTATTGTAACAGCTGAAGATGGAGAGGAACAAGTTGAGGTTTCTAAATGGACATATATCTTGCCTGTTTTGCCAGTTCTTTTAAGTATTTTTGCTAAGTGGGATGCGATACCAGCTTTATTGATTTCAATCATTATAGCATTTTTAACTACTGGAAACATGAAAAGCTATACAAGATTTGTGACGAAGATGAATGAAACCGCTAAACATGCGATTAGTGATATTGCGGGTCTGCTTATTATGTTATTTGTTTTAACCATGTTTCAATCAGCAGCCATTCATGCCATGTCAGGTTTTACAGATGTGTTTCAAGCGATTTTACCAAGTAGCAAATTGGTGTTAGTCATTATTGTGGCAATAGTAGCCCCGCTTTCTTATTTTAGAGGTCCGTTAATGCTTTACGGAGCAGGTGCTGCGACGGCTGCTATCTTTGTTGGAACCGGTATGTTTGATCAGTACTTCTTATATGGTTTGTTAGTCGTTCCTTCTATGATGGGAGTGTCAGCATGTATTACTCAATCGTGGAATTTATGGTCTGTTCAATATGCAGAACTTGATACGAAAACTTTTCTTTTAACAGGCTTACCTTGGGCATGGGTAGCGACTGTCTTGAATTTATTTGCCGCTTATTTTTTACTATAACAATTAATGGAGGAATGAATCATGAGTGAATTTTTAACAATCGGAGAACCAATCGCCCTTTTTGGGTCAGAGGAAGTTGACAAGAGCTTGAAGGACGCTAAATATTTTCAGAAATTTTTAGCAGGAGCGGAAGTTAATGTGGCTGTCGGTGTTTCAAGATATGGTCACAGTACGGAATATATTACAGCGTTAGGAAAAGATCCTTTTGGTGATTTTATTAAAGATCAATTAGTGGAAAATAATATCGGAACAAATTATATCTCTGAGTCAGACGAGTATTGGACGGCTTTTCAATTAAAAGATCGTGTGAGTCATGGAGACCCAAGTATTCATTATTTCAGAAAAGGTTCGGCTGCTGCTCATTTCAAGAAAGAAAATTTAGACCATATTGATTTTTCAGAAGTCAAAATGGCTCATTTATCAGGCATTTTTCCAGCTATATCAAGTGAAGCTTTAGAAAGCTTTAGATACTTTGTTGAACTATTAGAAAAAAATAACATTAAAACAACTTTCGACCCAAATTTACGTCCTCAGTTATGGGAAAGTAAGGAAGTGATGGTTGAAACAATTAATGAATTAGCTTCTCATGCTAACATTATTCTTCCAGGTATTAACGAAGGTGACATTTTAGTTGGCAGTAGAGATCCTGAAGTGATTGCTGATTTTTATCTGACAAATGGTAATCAAACAGAAGCGGTTATTGTTAAATTAGGAGCAGAAGGAGCGTTTGTTAAAGAAAGAAATGGAAATAGTTTTGTTGTTAAAGGGTTTAAAGTGTCAGAAGTAGTTGATACTGTTGGAGCAGGAGATGGTTTTGCGGCTGGGGTAATTAGCGCTTTAATGGAAGGTTTAAGTATAAAAGAAGCAGTTATCAGAGGAAATGCGACAGGAGCATT
Coding sequences within it:
- a CDS encoding ABC transporter ATP-binding protein translates to MLKTLWVYIKKHPFAYGLATVFAIISSGLTLVPNLIIQQLVDAIVASSLSKESLWQYLGIFLVSILCIYIVDVIWVVTLFSQSFRFQSELRRKSYQKLLSLRTPFYERFRSGDLMTRMTSDVDYLGDAIGYGFMLIVSNITWAVSILIAMIVTTSWKAALVSVLPLILFGYIVFLLWRKVDVLYEDNRDNVAKLSNEVLEMVDGVRVMRAYGKKELEQERFQKRTSEVLQKANNLVVYNGAIGQVAKFLIGLSTAVGLAFSGYLINQGQMTIGQLITFQIYLGMLSGAVWGLSDIVLVYQQGTVSFRKIDELLTADDSLEKVGQDEINKIDQIEFKDYVFQYPTGETTTLKKIDFELNRGETLGIVGKTGSGKTTLVRQLLRQYPISETGAIRINGRLIQDYSIRDLEGLIGYVPQEHILFSKTVGHNIRFGNRQADDTAVNAAIDSADFTKDVARMSEGLETLIGEKGVSISGGQKQRVSIARALIREPELLILDDSLSAVDAKTESAIIENIRQVRQDKTNVIVTHRLSAVAQADKVLVIEDGQIIEAGTPQELLDSKGWYYEQYMTQQMEVEENETI
- a CDS encoding ABC transporter ATP-binding protein — encoded protein: MKLFNRTLSYYKYEWKFYTLGIFLSLLSAGTSIYAPMIGKQMIDYISEQVSNHQTIEFGWIMQKFGFFMLVILFSSLCGYASYLLLAYASNRVSKKLRDEAFNHMQKLPVSYFDDKPAGKISARIVNDVELLRTNFYMNFSNAVIIDILTVGSIYVALFIVTPKIGTALLLLFPFFAIWQWIYVKLATPINKKWRESVSDLNSHTAEIVQGVSIVQLYHQQDSMLEEFEETNQTWLNTRIKSIRLDGTLSWDFSALIKNLVMFGVLLFIGTQFVDGVLGFSIGTIYVIINYISRLFDPILELVRMMSTLQQALSGGRRVFELLDEPIEADSTEPLNFTEGHVVFDHVTFGYDPEKAVLKEINFSADKGETIGLVGHTGSGKSSIINLLFRFYDPQKGAVLIDGQPLVEKNRESIRSHMGIVLQEPYLFSGTIATNISMNDPKITDEMILDALEKVGGKDIIAKLPLGIHEPVVEKGQAFSSGERQLIAFARTLASDPKILILDEATSHIDTETEEIIQHAMEVVKEGRTTFIVAHRLSTIQNANQILVLDNGEIKEQGTHESLLALDRYYAEMYHLQAKGAAS
- a CDS encoding SMI1/KNR4 family protein — its product is MIEKGTITFNSIEIYGVFREDFENSGVPDVVWVTLNERELVNIPTHLVVLYNTGMGEMYCLNYKDLNNNNEPKITSYYPGFSENTQTKLF
- a CDS encoding AAC(3) family N-acetyltransferase; the protein is MLDPKQIITDLRNLGVEKDDIIVVHSSYNALRGDDQIEGGPKAVIEALKETVSEGTLIIPTFSYKNVLPENPTFDVVNTPVCIGIIPETMRLSDNVYRSLHPTHSLAAWGKDAKKFTENHYKDHTPVGVNSPLSEVYRRGGKIVMLGAPFARNTSMHGVEEKVLPEYLFTENYPYRIVKEDGETLTMNVLRHDFNGFEQRYDRVLDILDEGIDYKVGNVLNGLSCVMNSPAVWDKALIKYKEEMLYFTDPRPRT
- the yaaA gene encoding peroxide stress protein YaaA, translated to MKIIISPTKQMSSEQDFFFPESQPQFLDKTKKILTELKKLSYEEAKSLWKCNDKLAQENFERIEQADLAKHTVPAIMSYKGLQYQYMAPDLLTEEALHYLQENLRILSGFYGVLRPFDGIIPYRLEMQAPLAVDGFKNLYQFWGTSLYGVLSDNNEPIINLASKEYSKTITPFLNENQPMIEIVFAQIIDNKLKVKATLAKMARGEMVRFLAENNITTLDSIKQFNHPDYLYSNEYSTENKFVFLYQK
- a CDS encoding NCS2 family permease; this translates as MKERMDQFFGITESGSTFKREVTGGFTAFLAMSYVIFVNPIILGQAGMPKDAVFMSTIISSAIAMLIMGLWARFPLGLAPCMSMNAFFAYSVVLQMGKTWQEALASVLVASVLFLILAFSGARSKIIKAIPMTVKQAGTVGLGIFIAFVSFKNSGIIVPDEGMFIKFGGFDNPNVIIAFFGIITAAFFLVRKNQYAVFLGMIGAAVCGLFIRLGASMNWFHLSESVVATLPQLPKGSPIVVPTVPMESMLNETFLVAIKNLDKMLSLDSVVVILTFLFLDFFGTATTLSAAATQVSDIKRENFEDNKRIYSADALGTFFGSLFGTSSLSTYIESVSGIIAGARTGLMSVVVAGLFLLSAFFYPVLSLVTPAVTTPAMVVIGIFMMQNITSIKWDGGFEEIIPAFLTIVMMPLTGSIALGLVLGFLAYEICMIFAGRVKEIPTVMHVITIISIAYLFTV
- a CDS encoding LacI family DNA-binding transcriptional regulator, with protein sequence MKKNVTISDVAKQAEVSKTTISRYLNGRFGNMSAETKDRIEQVISDLNYRPNRQAQALKSKRSYLIGVIVSDISNMYSSLLLKGIGEVLGDAGYQMIIMDAANSIEKEQDLLHKLIDQSVEGIILQPSSREASHYQFIKDENIPLLLVDRGIEPLIFPLVTTDNEDATKKMLTLILEKKYERIVVISEPLADIVTREIRYQSIKETVKRRKCLLNLVEVTKETNLKNEIKKSLSYSEKTVIFASNGKMLMEILTILITEGIEIPEKIGVTGFDDWNLSALVGPGITSIEQQTQKIGNVSGKQMLAYLEDEEKKDETRIVTADIMNRNSL
- a CDS encoding sugar phosphate isomerase/epimerase family protein; translated protein: MKKIVLNLLVFNQQFTEGEMQKELVIKGIGLGFNQIEVRREYFRDIKSELLEINQLVKNHNLELFYSVPEEVFVEGNINPKLTEYLLEAKEMGARHIKWNIGDFKNFTGDLNELEKLTGMGINVTIENDQTEISGKIQSIQEFMKAVTNKKLDIGYVYDLGNWRFVEEDERKAAQKLKEYVTYIHVKDVDMTTGKPVVAGLDQGEINWRDILEVLPTNVPVAIEYPTTKDEEIKRAKKLLEEV